The following is a genomic window from Pseudomonas lurida.
GTTGCTGGTGGCGCCGGCGGATGTCGAACGTCCCGCTTGTGCTCCGGCCTTGCGTAATTTCGCGCCTATTCCAACCGACCTGCTGCCGTTTCCGAGCCAGGTGGTCAGCTCCGACAACGACAGCGCCGTCAGCGCCACGCGCGCCCTGGAACTGGCCCGCAACTGGGGGGCCGAAGCCGGCGTTCTGTCCGGGGCCGGGCATATCAACGTGAAGTCCGGCCACCAGCGCTGGGAGCAGGGGTTTGCGTACCTCTATCGCCTGCAAAGCCGCCTCGAGCATCACGCCCGGCGCACTGCCTGACTAATTTTCAACGCCCCGTCCCTGAGTGGATTTGGGGCGGGAGCCTGCCATGAGCCTGCATGAAACCTACGGCCAGCCACTGCTGACCTTCCCCGACGCGGAAAAAAGCCCGCTGAGCATCCGCGCCAAGGCGCTGGTGTTCGTTGATCCCCGTTCGCGGCAACTGCGCGAAGACCTGGAAAGCCTCGCGCCCCGCGCCCTGCCGGTGTTGATTCGCGGCGAGACCGGTAGCGGTAAAGAGCTGCTGGCCCGGCATATCCACCGTGGCAGCGATCGCACCGGCTTGTTTGTCTCGGTCAATTGCGGCGCCATCAGCCCGACCTATGCCGATGCCGAACTGTTCGGTTATGCCGCCGGCGCCCACAGTGGCGCGGCCAGCAGCCGGGCAGGGTGGTTCGGGTCGGCGAATGGCGGCACCTTGTACCTGGATGAGATCGGCGACTTGCCGCTGCCGATCCAGGTGAAACTGCTGGCCGCCCTGGAAAACCACGAAGTCACCCGCGTGGGTGCCCATCAGCCAAGCCCGGTGGATGTGCGCCTGGTGGCGGCCACCAGCATCGACCTGGCCCAGGCCGTGGCCGCCGGGAAGTTCCATGAGCGCCTGTTCCATTACTTGAGTGAAGGCCAGCTGGACTTGCCCGCACTGCGCGAGCGTGTCGGGGACATCCTGTCCCTGGCCGAGTACTTCCTCGGTATCTACAGCCAACGCCTCGACCTGCCGGTGCCGCTGATCAGCGATGCCGCCCAGCGGGTGCTGGAACACCACAGCTGGCCGGGCAATACCCGTGAGCTGGAAAACGTTATTCACTTTGCGTTACTGGTCAGCAGCGGCGACGAGATTTTGCCCGAGCACCTGAACCTGCCCGTGGCCGGCTCGCCGTTGGAGCAAGTGCAGCGGATTTTTGAGCGCGCCAGCCCTGCCGAGCGGGAAGCCTTGCGCAGCTTTCTGCATGACCAAGCGGCGACATGAATAAAATGGAATATCAACGTGAATAAAAGATATTGTTCGGGAATAAAAAATCTAGGTATTGTCCCTCCCACGCCGCGATAGCACTTCGCTGGCACACCTCATAAGAACGGTCGTCAGAGACGCCCCGGAATTTCGATAAGGACACTGCATGAAAAAGGTTCTGTTGTTTACCGCACTGGCGGCTGCCCTGACTGCAAGCTTCGCCCAGGCCAACGAGAAACTGGTGGTTGCCGCCACCCCGATCCCGCACGCCGAGATCCTCGAACTGGTCAAGCCAACCCTCGCCAAAGAAGGCGTGGACCTGGAAATCAAAGTCTTCACCGACTACGTACAGCCCAACGTGCAAGTGGCCGAGAAACGCCTGGACGCCAACTACTTCCAGACCCTGCCGTACCTGGAAAACTTCAACAAGGGCAAGGGCACCAACCTGGTCACCGTGGTCGGTGTACACGTTGAGCCCTTCGGCGGTTACTCGAAAAAGATCAAGAACATCTCCGAGCTTAAAGATGGCGCCACCGTTGCCATTCCAAACGAAGGCTCCAACAGCGGTCGCGCCCTGTTGTTGCTGCAAAAAGCCGGTGTGATCACCCTGAAAGACCCGACCAACGCCCTCGCTACGCCAAAAGACATCAAGGACAACCCCAAGCACCTGAAATTCAAGGAGCTGGAGTCGGCCCTGCTGCCACGCGTGCTGGACCAGGTTGACCTGGACCTGATCAACACCAACTACGCCCTGGAAGCTGGCCTCAACCCAGCGAAAGACGCACTGATCATCGAAGACGCCAAGTCGCCCTACGTGAACTTCCTGGTGGCTCGCCCGGACAACAAGGACAGCGACGCTATCCAGAAACTCTCCAAGGCCCTGACCAGCCCGGAAGTCAAAGCCTTCATCGAGAAGAAGTACAACGGCGCGGTAGTGCCTGCGTTCTGATGTAGACAAAACCCCCTTCAAGGTTTGAACGCCGACGGCTTGCATTGCGTCGGCGTTTTTTTATGCCTGGAATTTGGCATGCAATAAAAATGTGGGAGGGGGGCATGCCCCCCTCCCACAGTTGATCTTCCTCTCGAAATGGATGTTCAGTGGCTCAGAGCGCGCGGCTATTGATCGCCCTGCGCAACGCCACCAACCACTTCACCAGCTCCTGCGGATCAATCGGTTTCCCTTCGTTCATGGTTCAATCCCTCGAATCTCAGACCCCCCAACCATAGCCGTCACCCGGCAAACCCGCGAATCCGGGGGTTATCTTTTTGGGTGATATCAATATGCTATTTGGGTATTTAAATTTTGCTTTTTATACCTTTAAAGTTCGCGCTACCCAGCGTTACCCACGCCGGACCCGATCGCGCTCGCTGCATTACCCTTGCGGCGTCATGGACTCAAGATGACCTTCGATTTCGCGTTTATCCTCAGCACCCTGCCGGCGTTTCTAAAGGCCGTAGGGGTCACGCTGCAAGTGGGGCTGATCGCCATTGCCACCTCCTTGCTGGTGGCGCTGATCAACGCAGCCTTGCTGGTGTTTCGCACACCGTACCTGTCGCGCCTGGTGGCGCTGTATGTGGAGCTGGCACGTAACACGCCGCTGCTGATCCAACTGTTCTTCGTGTACTTCGCACTGCCGGCCCTGGGTTTCAATATCTCCGGGTTCTGGGCGGCGATCATTACCATGACCTTCCTCGGTGGTGCCTACCTCACCGAAGTGCTACGCGCCGGTGTGGAAGCCGTGCCGCTGGCACAGATCGAGTCGGGCAAATCCATCGGCCTGTCCGACTGGCAGCTGCTGCGCCACGTGATCCTGCCGCAGGCCGGCATCCTCAGCCTGCCGGCGTTGTTCGCCAACTTTATCTTCCTGCTCAAGGAGACCACCGTGGTGTCCGCCGTGGCGGTGCCGGAGATTCTCTACACCACCAAGAGCTACATCGCCCTCTACTACAAGACCTACGAAATGCTTGCCGTGCTGACGCTGATTTGCGTGCTGCTGTTCTTGCCGCTGTCGCTGCTGCTCTGCCGCCTGGAAAGGAGGCTCCAGCATGGCCAGTTCGGGTCTTGAGTTGTTGTGGGTGTCGTTGCCGCAGCTGGGCAAGGGCGCTGCGCAGACTTTGTCGATTTCGTTCTTGAGCATCGCCTTCAGCACTGTCGGCGGCGTGTTGTATGGCGTGCTGCGCACCTTGAACAACTCGCTGATCAACGCTGTGCTGCGCGTGTACCTGGAGCTGTTTCGCGCAATCCCGGTGCTGGTGTGGTTGTACCTGCTGTTTTTTGGCCTGCCGATTTTCTTTGGCCTGAGCATTCCAAGCTTCTGGTGCGCGGTGCTGGTGCTGTCGCTGTGGGGCGCCAGTGAGGTCGGCGAAGTGGTGCGCGGCGCGTTGCATTCACTTCCCCGTGGGCAGCGCGAAGCAGGGTTGTCGATTGGCCTGTCCGACCCGCAGCTGTACGGCTACGTGTTGCTGCCGCAGGCTCTTAAACGCATGACGCCACCGACCATCAACGTCTACACGCGCATCATCAAGACCAGCTCCCTGGCGGTGCTGATCGGCGTAGTGGACGTGATCAAGGTCGGCCAGCAAATCATCGAGCGCACCTATGAGTCCGTGTTGATCTACGGCGTGCTGTTCCTGTTTTTCTTCTTTATCTGCTACCCGTTGTCGGCCGCCTCCAAGGTGCTGGAACGGCGCTGGGCCCAAGCATGAGCGCATTGATCGAGTTCCAGGGTTTCAACAAATTCTTCGGCGACCAGCAGGTGCTCAAGGGCATCGACCTGAGCGTGCAAAGCGGCGAAGTGGTGGTGATCCTCGGCCCCAGCGGCTGCGGCAAAAGCACCTTGCTGCGTTGCCTCAATGGCCTGGAAGTCGCGCACAGCGGCAGCCTGCGTTTTGCCGGCAAACAGCTTTTGGACAAAAGCACCGACTGGCGCCAAGTGCGCCAGGACATCGGCATGGTGTTCCAGAGCTACCACTTGTTCCCGCACATGAGTGTGCTCGACAACATCCTGCTCGGCCCCT
Proteins encoded in this region:
- a CDS encoding amino acid ABC transporter permease; this encodes MTFDFAFILSTLPAFLKAVGVTLQVGLIAIATSLLVALINAALLVFRTPYLSRLVALYVELARNTPLLIQLFFVYFALPALGFNISGFWAAIITMTFLGGAYLTEVLRAGVEAVPLAQIESGKSIGLSDWQLLRHVILPQAGILSLPALFANFIFLLKETTVVSAVAVPEILYTTKSYIALYYKTYEMLAVLTLICVLLFLPLSLLLCRLERRLQHGQFGS
- a CDS encoding MetQ/NlpA family ABC transporter substrate-binding protein, translated to MKKVLLFTALAAALTASFAQANEKLVVAATPIPHAEILELVKPTLAKEGVDLEIKVFTDYVQPNVQVAEKRLDANYFQTLPYLENFNKGKGTNLVTVVGVHVEPFGGYSKKIKNISELKDGATVAIPNEGSNSGRALLLLQKAGVITLKDPTNALATPKDIKDNPKHLKFKELESALLPRVLDQVDLDLINTNYALEAGLNPAKDALIIEDAKSPYVNFLVARPDNKDSDAIQKLSKALTSPEVKAFIEKKYNGAVVPAF
- a CDS encoding amino acid ABC transporter permease, whose amino-acid sequence is MASSGLELLWVSLPQLGKGAAQTLSISFLSIAFSTVGGVLYGVLRTLNNSLINAVLRVYLELFRAIPVLVWLYLLFFGLPIFFGLSIPSFWCAVLVLSLWGASEVGEVVRGALHSLPRGQREAGLSIGLSDPQLYGYVLLPQALKRMTPPTINVYTRIIKTSSLAVLIGVVDVIKVGQQIIERTYESVLIYGVLFLFFFFICYPLSAASKVLERRWAQA
- a CDS encoding alpha/beta hydrolase codes for the protein MHSESIRYLIVPGWQGSPEDHWQSHWQNSLPNSARVEQADWLTPRREDWVAALAEAIAADSTPVILIAHSLGCITVAHWAATAPVQFLRQVRGALLVAPADVERPACAPALRNFAPIPTDLLPFPSQVVSSDNDSAVSATRALELARNWGAEAGVLSGAGHINVKSGHQRWEQGFAYLYRLQSRLEHHARRTA
- a CDS encoding sigma 54-interacting transcriptional regulator; protein product: MSLHETYGQPLLTFPDAEKSPLSIRAKALVFVDPRSRQLREDLESLAPRALPVLIRGETGSGKELLARHIHRGSDRTGLFVSVNCGAISPTYADAELFGYAAGAHSGAASSRAGWFGSANGGTLYLDEIGDLPLPIQVKLLAALENHEVTRVGAHQPSPVDVRLVAATSIDLAQAVAAGKFHERLFHYLSEGQLDLPALRERVGDILSLAEYFLGIYSQRLDLPVPLISDAAQRVLEHHSWPGNTRELENVIHFALLVSSGDEILPEHLNLPVAGSPLEQVQRIFERASPAEREALRSFLHDQAAT